A segment of the Candidatus Poribacteria bacterium genome:
GTATACGCACCGGGCCACATCGAAACACCACGCACTAGATTACGAATCTGATCTGCCGGCTGGTTCCAATCAATTTGACCAGCCTCCTTGGTAAGTCGAGGGGCATGAGTCGCTTGAGAATGATCTTGGGGTTGATGCGGTGGCGGACCATCTGAGATACACCCTAACGCTTGAATCAACAGGGCAGGTGCCAAATTTGCCAATCGGCTTGAAAGGGTAGCCGCATCATCCAAAATATCAATTGGCAGACTGCTTTGCAGGATAATATCTCCCGTATCTTCTCCTTCATCAAGCAGCATAATTGTGACCCCTGTTTCCGTTTCACCATTAATGAGCGTCCATTGAATCGGAGCAGCTCCCCGATATTTTGGGAGACACGAGGGATGCACATTGAGACAGCCATAAGGCGGCAGTTCTAGCACCGATTGCGGAAGAATCTGACCAAAAGCAACGACAACGATCACGTCGGGCTGAAGTTCTCTAAGCACACGAATGGCATCACGATGCCGAACCCGTTCCGGCTGATAAATCGGGAGATTGTGAGCAGCGGCGATAACCTTGACGGGCGTTGAGGTAAGCCGCTTCCCTCTACCGCTTGGACGGTCCGGTTGTGTTACAACACCAACGAGTTCAAACCCCTCCGCAATCAATTTTTCTAAACTTGGAACGGCAAATTCACTTGTGCCCATGAAGAGCATCTTCATTTTTAATCACCGCTTTTTTCGGATGATTCCGGTCGAGGTTCAAGCAGTTCTTGATCTTCGGGACGCAGCAGATCAGTAAACAAAATCCCGTTCAGGTGGTCAATTTCATGTTGCAAAACCCTTGCCATCAGATTGCTAGCGTCAAACTCAATTTTGTCCCCATTTGGCAGCAGTCCTTCCACCTTTACAATCGCTGCCCGCCGAACCATTCCTCGCACTCCCGGCAAACTGAGGCAACCTTCTTCGCCCAATTCTTCACCGACGGTCATTGTAATGACGGGGTTAATCAACGCAATCCGCGGGTACTCCGGGTGGTGCTCTTCTATGTCAATGACGACAATTCGTTTGGACACGCCGACCTGTGGTGCTGCCAGACCAATCCCTTGTGCCTCGTACATCGTCTCAAACATATTTTCGATAAACGGGTGTAGATCTAGGTTGATCTCTTGGACAGGAGCAGCCTTTTGCCGTAAGACAAGCGCATCGTTGGTTTGAATCTCTAAAACAGCCATAATATAAAGCGTAATGCGTAAAAAAGCGAACCAATGAATTAATTGCAATAATCTGAATCGTTAGTCCACTAGAACCGAACGCGAACGAGCGGCACAACAACCCCCTGCGGCTCATCGGGGTTCCAATCGTTCTGCCCGACACGTTGGATTGGGACTCGTCGTGGAGGAGTTATACGTTGCGGCGAAGTAGGAATTAGTTCTTCCGAAGGATTTTTGTCATGCGTATGTAGCCAATCCCAGAAACCGATGAAGAGAGCAAACGACAGTGCAGATGCTCCGATAATTTTGAAATCTGTCGTGGAGAGTTCCGGTGCGAACTCGTTTTGCCGAATCATTTGGATACCACGTACACCGACATAGCTATGAATCGCTGTAAACGGCAGCGCAATGAGGGTCACAATTTCAAAGCGGCGTAATGTGCTTTCATGGTAAACCTCTTCTTCCTGCCGATGGGCAGACGATGCTTCATCTTCCGGATTCTCCTGAGACTGGGCAAGGGTATTGGTCGCCGTCGTCGCGGTTAACATCAGAACGATGAGTAACCTAATTTTCGATCTGTTTCGCTTCATCGTAGTCTCCTCGATGCTGAAATAGGTAAACCATCAACATCCCGGCACCGATACAAACAGCGACATCGGCAACATTGAAAGTGGGCCACCAGAAACCGGGCAGTCGAAATTGAATAAAATCTGTGACTTCCCCCAAACGAACACGGTCAATAAAGTTACCAAGTGCACCCCCAAGCAGAAAACTGAGCGCAATTTTCATCCACAAACTCTCGCGGAATTGTCTGTAGTAGTACGCAATGAAGCCAATCGCAACAATTGAAATAATAACTAGCAGTACACTTTGTCCCGGCATCAGCCCAAACGCAGCACCATCATTTGTGTCATGGCGTAG
Coding sequences within it:
- the lspA gene encoding signal peptidase II, with amino-acid sequence MQRNILKLILPIFGVTLPVLLVDQLTKWLIQQNIPRHGQHVIIQGILNLRHDTNDGAAFGLMPGQSVLLVIISIVAIGFIAYYYRQFRESLWMKIALSFLLGGALGNFIDRVRLGEVTDFIQFRLPGFWWPTFNVADVAVCIGAGMLMVYLFQHRGDYDEAKQIEN
- the def gene encoding peptide deformylase, translated to MAVLEIQTNDALVLRQKAAPVQEINLDLHPFIENMFETMYEAQGIGLAAPQVGVSKRIVVIDIEEHHPEYPRIALINPVITMTVGEELGEEGCLSLPGVRGMVRRAAIVKVEGLLPNGDKIEFDASNLMARVLQHEIDHLNGILFTDLLRPEDQELLEPRPESSEKSGD
- the fmt gene encoding methionyl-tRNA formyltransferase translates to MKMLFMGTSEFAVPSLEKLIAEGFELVGVVTQPDRPSGRGKRLTSTPVKVIAAAHNLPIYQPERVRHRDAIRVLRELQPDVIVVVAFGQILPQSVLELPPYGCLNVHPSCLPKYRGAAPIQWTLINGETETGVTIMLLDEGEDTGDIILQSSLPIDILDDAATLSSRLANLAPALLIQALGCISDGPPPHQPQDHSQATHAPRLTKEAGQIDWNQPADQIRNLVRGVSMWPGAYTWIKSDKQTADDDLRLKITACTVVDYLDSPKLPSGTIEVTSNKELVVFTGQGSPDSVEPQNDHNELGGKHLRLDRIQPANKKEMDASAFINGYRLKTGDQLFCKEMPTD